In one Chitinispirillales bacterium ANBcel5 genomic region, the following are encoded:
- the rplX gene encoding 50S ribosomal protein L24, which translates to MSLGLKKNDEVQVMAGEHRGKTGRIIKVIPEKNRAIVEGINIVKRHTKPSPKNQQGGIMEKEASVHLSNLMLKCPKSGQPTRLGVKVLENGQRLRFSKKAKESIE; encoded by the coding sequence ATGTCGTTAGGTTTAAAGAAAAATGATGAAGTTCAGGTTATGGCTGGTGAACATAGAGGAAAAACCGGAAGAATTATAAAGGTTATTCCGGAAAAAAACAGAGCCATAGTTGAAGGAATCAATATTGTAAAGCGTCACACTAAACCCAGTCCCAAAAATCAGCAGGGTGGAATTATGGAGAAGGAAGCTTCAGTACATCTCTCAAACCTCATGCTGAAATGTCCTAAAAGCGGGCAACCTACAAGGCTGGGAGTTAAAGTGCTGGAGAATGGACAAAGATTAAGATTCTCAAAAAAGGCTAAGGAGTCGATAGAGTGA
- the rplB gene encoding 50S ribosomal protein L2, with protein sequence MPNKTYRPVTPTLRYKSTNSFDQITTDEPYKKLLKKKTRINGRNNRGVITVRHRGGGNKRFIRIIDFKRNKFNIPGVVETIEYDPNRSAFIALIKYIDGERRYILATSNMEVGQKIMSGEEAPIAEGNCLPLSRIPLGTQVHNIELREKKGGQVVRSAGTYAEVVAKEGKMVQIKFPSSEIRNVHENCMATIGQISNTEHLNTVVGSAGRKRHLGFRPSVRGVAMNPVDHPMGGGEGKSAGGGHPVTPWGKKTKGLRTRKSVKLSSKYIVRRRSK encoded by the coding sequence ATGCCAAATAAAACGTATAGACCTGTTACCCCTACTTTAAGGTACAAGTCTACAAACAGTTTCGATCAGATTACAACAGACGAGCCGTATAAAAAGCTTCTTAAAAAGAAGACCAGGATTAACGGCCGTAACAATCGTGGTGTAATTACAGTACGCCACAGAGGTGGTGGTAATAAGCGTTTCATTAGAATCATTGATTTTAAACGAAACAAATTCAATATTCCTGGTGTTGTAGAGACTATTGAATACGATCCTAACCGATCTGCCTTCATTGCTCTTATCAAATATATTGATGGAGAACGACGTTACATATTGGCCACCTCCAATATGGAAGTTGGACAAAAAATTATGTCCGGTGAAGAGGCGCCGATTGCTGAAGGTAACTGCTTACCACTCTCCAGAATCCCGCTTGGTACCCAGGTTCATAACATCGAGTTACGGGAAAAGAAGGGTGGACAGGTAGTACGAAGTGCCGGTACTTATGCAGAAGTGGTAGCAAAAGAGGGAAAAATGGTTCAGATAAAATTCCCTTCAAGTGAAATAAGAAATGTCCATGAAAACTGTATGGCAACTATTGGTCAAATAAGCAATACTGAGCATTTAAATACAGTAGTTGGCTCTGCGGGGCGAAAAAGACACCTTGGTTTCAGGCCAAGTGTTCGTGGAGTCGCAATGAACCCGGTTGATCATCCCATGGGTGGTGGTGAAGGGAAAAGTGCAGGTGGAGGACATCCAGTCACCCCTTGGGGTAAAAAGACTAAGGGATTAAGAACACGTAAATCAGTGAAGCTGTCAAGCAAATATATAGTTAGACGCAGATCTAAGTAA
- the rplN gene encoding 50S ribosomal protein L14, translating into MIQVETKLNVADNSGAKKVQCIRILGGTRRRYARVGDIIVVSVKDAVPNGNVKKGTVVRAVIVRTTKEYGRKDGTYIRFSDNAAVIINETGEPKGTRIFGPVARELREKKFMRIVSLAPEVL; encoded by the coding sequence ATGATACAGGTAGAAACCAAGCTTAATGTAGCCGATAATTCAGGCGCCAAAAAAGTGCAGTGTATCCGGATTCTGGGTGGAACACGTCGTCGCTATGCCCGTGTAGGTGATATTATCGTTGTATCAGTTAAAGATGCGGTTCCAAACGGTAATGTAAAAAAGGGTACTGTGGTGAGGGCTGTTATAGTACGCACTACAAAAGAGTACGGACGTAAAGATGGTACATACATCCGTTTTAGTGATAATGCGGCCGTTATTATTAACGAAACTGGTGAACCGAAGGGAACACGTATTTTTGGTCCCGTAGCGCGCGAATTACGTGAAAAGAAATTCATGCGCATCGTGTCGCTTGCACCTGAGGTACTTTAA
- the fusA gene encoding elongation factor G — MNTVESEIKLPEIRNIGIMAHIDAGKTTTTERVLFYSGILHRMGEVHDGNTVMDWMVQERERGITITSAATTCFWNGHRINIIDTPGHVDFTIEVERSLRVLDGAVAVFDSVGGVEPQSETVWRQADKYNVPRIAFVNKMDRVGADFESCIESMQEKFSQKSVAIQVPIGKESEFSGVIDLVKMKAYRFDQETFGVKVLEGAIPSELAQIAESKREELLEVICDYSEELMHKMLEGQPIDSQMIKSAIRNAVISSDVCPVLCGSAFKNKGIQTLIDAITDYLPSPLERGEVTGMDPETKQAVTRSPDKTQPFSALVFKIATDTHVGRLAYARVYSGNAGFKNALFNPRINKRERATRIFRMHSNKRHALNEMQVGDIVALVGLKETSTGDTICAQDAPIVFEPMKFPESVLARSIEPKSTADEEKLVNALDSLVDEDPTCRVMIDKETGQRTVSGMGELHVEVLIDRLIREFKVDVHVGKPQVSYRETISTNGKKEFEFSQLLGGKNHHGKVTLNVSKIEPFRGIEFENKVKDDTIPSSFIDAVKHGIMESSSGGVMSGFQMAGVLVQFIGCEYREGDSTEIGFKIASSMAFKEACQEAVPVLLEPTMKVEVVVPAEFMGAVINDINSRRGKMSGVNARNDAQVMDAEAPLSEMFGYATALRSLTQGRAVYTMQFDRYEVAGKAVQEEILRRIGR; from the coding sequence ATGAATACTGTGGAATCTGAAATTAAGCTTCCGGAAATTAGAAATATCGGTATAATGGCCCACATTGATGCTGGGAAAACCACAACAACCGAGCGGGTACTGTTTTACAGCGGTATCCTGCATCGGATGGGTGAGGTTCATGATGGCAATACTGTTATGGACTGGATGGTACAGGAGCGCGAGAGGGGAATAACAATAACCTCCGCAGCAACAACATGTTTTTGGAATGGTCATAGAATCAACATTATCGACACTCCTGGGCATGTGGATTTCACTATCGAAGTGGAACGTTCTTTGAGAGTATTGGATGGCGCAGTTGCCGTATTCGATTCGGTTGGTGGCGTAGAACCTCAGTCGGAAACTGTTTGGAGACAGGCCGACAAATATAACGTGCCCCGAATAGCCTTTGTTAACAAAATGGACCGCGTTGGGGCCGATTTTGAATCCTGCATTGAATCTATGCAGGAAAAGTTTTCTCAGAAATCGGTTGCCATTCAGGTTCCAATAGGAAAAGAAAGCGAATTTTCAGGTGTAATTGACCTTGTAAAAATGAAAGCATACAGGTTTGATCAGGAAACCTTTGGAGTAAAGGTTCTTGAAGGTGCAATACCTTCTGAATTGGCTCAAATTGCAGAAAGTAAGCGGGAAGAACTGCTTGAAGTTATCTGTGATTACAGTGAGGAGCTAATGCATAAAATGCTTGAAGGTCAGCCAATTGATTCCCAAATGATTAAATCAGCAATCAGAAATGCTGTAATCTCTTCAGACGTATGCCCAGTCTTATGTGGCTCTGCTTTCAAAAATAAAGGGATACAAACCTTAATTGATGCAATAACTGATTATTTGCCATCACCTTTAGAACGTGGTGAAGTAACAGGAATGGACCCCGAGACCAAACAAGCAGTAACCAGGTCACCTGATAAAACTCAGCCATTTTCTGCTTTGGTTTTTAAAATTGCTACTGATACACATGTTGGTCGCCTTGCATATGCCAGAGTTTATTCTGGTAACGCTGGTTTTAAAAACGCCCTTTTTAATCCCAGGATAAATAAAAGGGAAAGAGCCACCAGGATATTCAGGATGCATTCAAACAAGCGCCATGCGCTAAATGAGATGCAGGTTGGAGATATAGTTGCGCTTGTCGGTTTAAAGGAAACATCAACAGGGGATACCATTTGTGCACAGGACGCACCGATTGTGTTTGAGCCGATGAAATTCCCTGAGTCGGTTCTTGCTCGATCAATAGAGCCTAAAAGTACTGCTGATGAAGAAAAACTGGTAAATGCACTTGACAGTCTTGTAGATGAAGATCCGACATGTAGAGTGATGATCGATAAAGAAACCGGACAAAGAACTGTTTCCGGAATGGGTGAGCTTCACGTTGAAGTATTAATTGATAGGCTTATTAGGGAATTTAAAGTTGATGTACACGTAGGAAAACCTCAGGTATCCTACAGAGAAACGATAAGCACGAATGGTAAAAAAGAGTTTGAGTTTTCTCAGCTTCTGGGTGGTAAAAATCATCACGGAAAAGTAACGCTCAATGTAAGTAAAATTGAACCTTTCCGTGGTATTGAGTTTGAGAATAAAGTGAAGGATGATACGATTCCTTCTTCGTTTATAGATGCTGTGAAGCACGGTATTATGGAGTCTTCCAGCGGTGGAGTTATGTCAGGTTTTCAGATGGCCGGTGTACTGGTACAGTTTATTGGCTGTGAATATCGAGAAGGAGACTCCACAGAGATAGGCTTTAAAATCGCCTCAAGTATGGCTTTTAAAGAAGCCTGTCAAGAGGCGGTTCCTGTACTATTGGAACCAACTATGAAAGTTGAAGTAGTTGTACCTGCTGAGTTTATGGGCGCTGTTATCAACGACATAAACAGTCGCAGGGGCAAAATGTCGGGAGTAAATGCCCGCAATGATGCACAGGTAATGGATGCTGAAGCTCCACTTTCTGAAATGTTTGGATACGCAACTGCACTGCGCTCTCTTACACAAGGACGTGCCGTATATACCATGCAGTTTGACAGGTATGAGGTTGCGGGTAAAGCTGTTCAGGAGGAGATTCTTCGGCGCATTGGCAGGTAA
- the rpsQ gene encoding 30S ribosomal protein S17, giving the protein MAERNLRKERVGVVVSDKMDKSVVVSVERQLKHSIYGRIIRLKKRYKAHDDKNECKVGDKVRILETRPLSKTKRWRIGEIIERAK; this is encoded by the coding sequence ATGGCAGAAAGAAATTTAAGAAAAGAACGTGTAGGTGTTGTTGTAAGTGATAAAATGGATAAGAGTGTTGTCGTGAGTGTTGAACGTCAGCTTAAGCATTCTATTTATGGTCGTATTATTAGACTTAAAAAACGTTACAAAGCTCATGACGATAAGAACGAATGCAAGGTTGGCGATAAGGTTCGGATTCTTGAAACACGTCCTTTATCAAAGACCAAAAGATGGAGAATAGGCGAGATAATTGAACGTGCTAAGTGA
- the rpsC gene encoding 30S ribosomal protein S3, with amino-acid sequence MGQKTNPVGLRLGITRSWFSNWFAKERFSDYLYEDIIIRNYLKKRLEHGGISALEIERTAKRVTVGIKTSRPGIVIGKKGEEVERLKGELQHLTQKEIQINIREVKKPEMDAQLVADNIARQVEKRVSYKKATKKAISTAKRMGAEGIKVMISGRLNGAEIARTETYKEGRIPLHTLRADIDYATSTAHTTYGCIGIKVWVCKGEIIARAEKQTSAAGEGAKA; translated from the coding sequence GTGGGTCAGAAAACGAATCCGGTAGGCTTGCGGCTAGGAATTACAAGATCCTGGTTTTCTAACTGGTTCGCCAAAGAGCGGTTCTCAGATTATCTCTATGAAGATATTATCATTAGAAATTATTTGAAAAAGAGATTAGAGCATGGTGGTATCAGCGCTCTTGAAATCGAAAGAACTGCTAAAAGAGTTACAGTTGGAATCAAAACATCCAGACCTGGTATTGTTATTGGAAAAAAGGGTGAGGAGGTGGAGCGTCTTAAAGGAGAACTTCAGCATCTCACTCAAAAAGAGATCCAGATCAATATCCGGGAGGTTAAAAAACCTGAAATGGATGCACAGCTTGTAGCCGACAATATTGCGCGACAGGTTGAAAAGCGAGTCTCCTATAAGAAAGCTACAAAAAAGGCGATCTCTACTGCTAAACGTATGGGAGCAGAGGGGATCAAGGTAATGATCTCTGGAAGACTTAATGGAGCTGAAATAGCCAGAACAGAAACCTACAAAGAAGGTAGAATCCCTTTGCACACTTTGCGTGCAGATATTGACTACGCCACCTCTACTGCTCATACCACTTATGGCTGTATAGGGATCAAGGTGTGGGTTTGCAAGGGAGAAATAATCGCTCGTGCCGAGAAACAGACTTCTGCGGCTGGAGAAGGCGCAAAGGCTTAG
- the rpmC gene encoding 50S ribosomal protein L29, with product MKATELRELSKEEILEKIDSWEEELFNLRFQAKMGQLNNALQLRLIRREIARAKTVLNEKNATVTA from the coding sequence ATGAAAGCAACTGAACTGCGTGAACTTTCAAAAGAAGAGATTCTTGAAAAAATAGATAGCTGGGAAGAGGAGCTTTTTAATCTCAGATTTCAAGCTAAGATGGGTCAATTAAATAACGCTTTACAGCTTAGGCTGATAAGGCGGGAAATAGCAAGGGCTAAAACAGTATTAAACGAAAAGAATGCTACTGTGACAGCCTAA
- a CDS encoding type Z 30S ribosomal protein S14 translates to MARKALIEKSRKKQKFSSRAYTRCKRCGRPRAYYRDFGLCRLCFRDMALRGEIPGVVKSSW, encoded by the coding sequence GTGGCACGAAAAGCACTTATTGAAAAATCAAGAAAAAAACAGAAGTTTTCAAGCCGTGCATACACCAGATGTAAAAGATGTGGTAGGCCTAGAGCATATTATAGAGATTTTGGTCTCTGCAGGCTCTGTTTTCGTGATATGGCTCTTAGGGGGGAAATTCCCGGAGTCGTTAAATCAAGTTGGTAG
- the rplP gene encoding 50S ribosomal protein L16, with amino-acid sequence MLSPKKVKWRKTQRGRMGGMATTCNEISFGEFGLQALQPGWITNRQIEAARIAMTRYIKRGGKIWIRIFPDKPITKHPAESRMGKGKGSPEGWVAVVRPGTIMFEMAGVRSEVAKEALRLAAQKLPIQVRFIELEQQSV; translated from the coding sequence ATGCTGTCACCGAAGAAGGTAAAATGGAGAAAAACTCAGCGAGGTAGAATGGGTGGAATGGCTACTACCTGCAATGAGATCTCCTTTGGAGAATTTGGATTACAGGCTCTACAGCCAGGGTGGATTACCAACCGCCAGATCGAAGCCGCTCGTATCGCCATGACGAGATATATTAAGCGTGGGGGAAAAATCTGGATTAGAATATTTCCGGATAAGCCAATTACAAAACACCCCGCTGAGTCACGTATGGGTAAGGGTAAAGGATCACCTGAAGGCTGGGTTGCCGTGGTTCGTCCTGGTACTATTATGTTTGAAATGGCCGGAGTGAGGTCGGAAGTCGCAAAAGAGGCTCTTAGGCTTGCTGCACAGAAGCTTCCGATTCAGGTAAGATTTATTGAACTTGAACAACAGAGCGTTTGA
- the rplC gene encoding 50S ribosomal protein L3 produces MQGLIGRKIGMTRIFNDSGRVVAVTVIQAGNNVVHQVKKAEKDGYNAVQLGFDQVAEQKVTKPLLGHFKKHNSSPTRVVREFALESAQEELKPGQQVGVEILEDSKYVDVEGVSKGRGHAGTIKKYNFQRGRETHGNTNVRERGSNGAGTYPARIFPGLRMSGHYGACAVTTKRLEVVGIDKEAGLVYIKGSVPGRNKGIVYLYKNK; encoded by the coding sequence ATGCAGGGTTTGATCGGAAGAAAAATAGGAATGACACGAATCTTTAACGATTCGGGACGGGTAGTTGCCGTTACGGTCATTCAGGCCGGAAACAATGTTGTTCATCAGGTGAAAAAAGCCGAAAAAGATGGTTATAACGCCGTGCAACTTGGATTTGACCAGGTTGCGGAACAAAAAGTGACAAAGCCTCTGCTCGGTCATTTCAAAAAGCACAATTCCTCTCCTACCAGAGTGGTGAGAGAGTTTGCTCTTGAAAGTGCCCAGGAGGAGCTTAAGCCCGGTCAACAGGTTGGAGTCGAAATACTTGAAGATAGTAAGTATGTCGACGTTGAGGGTGTATCGAAGGGTCGTGGACATGCTGGTACGATTAAAAAGTACAATTTCCAGCGTGGTCGCGAAACACATGGTAATACCAACGTACGTGAGCGGGGCTCAAATGGTGCCGGGACCTATCCTGCGAGAATTTTTCCGGGATTGCGTATGTCAGGACATTATGGTGCATGTGCAGTAACAACGAAGCGCCTTGAAGTCGTTGGCATAGATAAAGAGGCTGGACTGGTCTATATAAAAGGCTCTGTTCCAGGTCGCAATAAAGGCATCGTGTACTTATATAAAAACAAATAA
- the rplF gene encoding 50S ribosomal protein L6, translated as MSRIGKLPVKIPSGVQVKLEGQLLEVKGTKGTLSREVPDTIKVEISDSELKLNVTDDTRETKALWGLYRVLINNMIIGVTTGYKRELEVVGVGYKAELKGKDLNISAGLSSPVLFKARPGVTLGIDGPTKIVVEGIDKQAVGQVAADIRKIRPPEPYKGKGIRYAGEQIRRKAGKAAK; from the coding sequence TTGTCTCGCATAGGCAAACTACCAGTTAAGATCCCAAGCGGCGTTCAGGTCAAACTTGAGGGACAGTTGCTCGAGGTTAAGGGAACTAAGGGAACTTTGAGTAGGGAAGTACCCGATACAATTAAAGTAGAAATATCAGACAGCGAATTAAAGCTCAATGTAACTGATGATACCAGGGAAACAAAGGCTCTGTGGGGACTATATCGTGTTTTAATTAATAACATGATTATTGGTGTTACTACTGGGTACAAGCGCGAACTTGAAGTCGTCGGGGTTGGCTACAAGGCTGAGTTAAAGGGGAAAGATCTCAATATTTCTGCTGGTTTGTCAAGTCCTGTTTTATTTAAAGCACGTCCTGGTGTAACACTTGGTATCGATGGACCGACTAAGATCGTTGTAGAGGGTATTGATAAGCAGGCTGTTGGGCAAGTAGCTGCTGATATCAGAAAAATAAGACCACCCGAGCCTTACAAAGGTAAGGGAATAAGATATGCGGGTGAGCAGATCAGAAGAAAAGCTGGTAAAGCAGCAAAGTAA
- the rpsS gene encoding 30S ribosomal protein S19 translates to MARSVKKGPFVDEHLEKKVEESNRSGQKKVIKTWSRRSTILPEFVGHTFAVHNGKTFVPVYVSENMVGHKLGEFSPSRNYRGHSGGKTDKAARR, encoded by the coding sequence ATGGCTCGTTCAGTAAAAAAAGGCCCGTTTGTAGATGAGCATTTGGAAAAGAAAGTTGAAGAGTCAAACCGCTCGGGTCAAAAAAAGGTAATAAAAACCTGGTCCAGGCGTTCTACGATACTTCCCGAGTTTGTCGGGCATACTTTTGCGGTTCACAATGGTAAAACATTTGTACCAGTATACGTTAGCGAAAATATGGTCGGTCACAAGTTGGGAGAATTCTCTCCTTCCCGTAATTATCGTGGACACAGTGGCGGCAAAACAGACAAAGCAGCACGCAGGTAA
- the rplD gene encoding 50S ribosomal protein L4, translating into MKAKLYQQNGTLKGEVQLPDAVFAAEVNEHVLHQVIKSYLANQRQGTSKTKTRAEVSGGGRKPWRQKGTGRARAGSNTSPVWVRGGKAFGPETRDYYTVIPRKLKKIALSSALSSRAKDEKVVIVDSIQCQEPKTKTIADLLGALSVNGKKNLLIVDVEDSKNVYLSGRNIKNLEIKMVSDINAYDVIHSENIIFGNEKLIEKVEEAVAL; encoded by the coding sequence ATGAAAGCGAAATTATACCAACAGAACGGAACGCTCAAGGGTGAAGTACAGTTACCTGACGCTGTTTTTGCTGCAGAAGTGAATGAACACGTCCTGCACCAGGTGATCAAATCATATCTTGCAAACCAGAGGCAGGGGACTTCAAAGACTAAGACGCGTGCAGAGGTAAGCGGTGGTGGAAGGAAACCCTGGAGACAAAAGGGGACCGGACGGGCAAGAGCTGGTTCTAACACTTCACCGGTGTGGGTACGCGGAGGAAAGGCTTTCGGACCAGAAACACGTGATTATTATACTGTAATTCCACGTAAGTTGAAGAAAATTGCACTTTCATCTGCTTTATCTTCACGAGCAAAAGATGAAAAAGTGGTAATTGTGGATTCTATTCAGTGCCAGGAGCCTAAGACCAAAACAATAGCTGATCTTTTAGGCGCTCTTTCGGTTAATGGAAAAAAGAATCTTTTAATTGTTGATGTGGAAGATAGCAAAAACGTATATTTGTCGGGCCGCAATATTAAGAATCTTGAAATCAAGATGGTTTCAGATATTAATGCTTACGATGTGATACACAGTGAGAATATTATATTCGGCAATGAAAAACTGATTGAAAAAGTTGAAGAGGCGGTGGCGCTGTGA
- the rplV gene encoding 50S ribosomal protein L22 gives MESKATVRYLRSTPRKARLVADVVRGKMVGEALGVLEFGVRKTVATDVAKLIKSAVANMQSKNAEAAIEVDGLRIKEIRVDEGPVMKRYRPRARGRASQVIKRMCHITVTVSN, from the coding sequence GTGGAATCAAAAGCAACTGTAAGATACCTTAGATCAACACCCAGAAAAGCTCGTCTGGTTGCAGATGTTGTCCGGGGGAAGATGGTTGGCGAAGCACTTGGTGTGCTTGAGTTTGGTGTGAGGAAGACAGTGGCAACCGATGTTGCCAAGTTGATAAAGTCAGCAGTAGCGAACATGCAGAGTAAAAATGCTGAAGCTGCTATAGAGGTTGATGGTCTGCGGATTAAAGAAATTAGGGTCGATGAAGGACCGGTTATGAAGCGGTATCGTCCCAGGGCACGTGGACGTGCTTCGCAGGTTATTAAACGCATGTGCCATATCACCGTTACCGTTTCAAATTAA
- the rpsJ gene encoding 30S ribosomal protein S10, with translation MPGEKIRIRLKSFDHNILDKSASDIVRTAKGTGARISGPIPLPTEKTVYTVLRSPHVNKKSREQFETRIHKRLIDILESTPQTVDSLMKLDLPSGVDVEIKV, from the coding sequence ATGCCAGGTGAAAAAATTCGCATTCGGCTTAAATCGTTCGATCACAACATCCTGGACAAGTCTGCATCAGACATTGTCCGGACAGCAAAGGGAACAGGGGCAAGAATTTCAGGTCCGATACCTTTGCCAACAGAAAAGACCGTTTACACGGTACTTCGTTCACCACATGTGAACAAGAAGTCACGTGAGCAGTTTGAAACAAGAATTCATAAAAGACTTATCGACATTCTCGAGTCTACTCCTCAGACTGTTGATTCTTTGATGAAACTCGATCTGCCTTCTGGTGTAGATGTTGAGATCAAGGTTTAA
- a CDS encoding 50S ribosomal protein L23 has product MSKYHSIIRYPSITEKNTNLRALQNKYVFEVAKDASKKDIKEAVENIFDVTVETVNTIVVKGKKKRMGRYSGHRPDWKKAFVKLKEGQSIAQFGEV; this is encoded by the coding sequence GTGAGCAAATATCATTCAATAATTCGATATCCATCTATAACTGAAAAGAACACAAATCTTCGTGCGCTACAGAACAAATATGTGTTTGAAGTAGCAAAAGATGCTTCTAAGAAGGATATCAAGGAAGCTGTTGAGAATATCTTTGATGTTACTGTAGAAACAGTGAATACTATCGTTGTTAAAGGAAAGAAAAAGAGAATGGGTCGTTACAGTGGTCACCGACCTGACTGGAAAAAAGCCTTTGTTAAGCTCAAAGAGGGGCAGAGTATCGCTCAATTCGGAGAGGTTTAA
- the rpsG gene encoding 30S ribosomal protein S7: MSRRRKAEKREVLADPKYKSVLVTQFVNNVTRQGKKRLAEGLFYDAIEIVNQRTGQDGITVFKKAVDNVKPVLEVKSRRVGGANYQVPIEVKSERRVSLAIRWLINYARSRSEKSMAEKLANEFIQASKNEGGAVRKKVDTHKMAEANKAFAHFRF, from the coding sequence ATGTCAAGAAGAAGAAAAGCTGAGAAGCGTGAAGTTTTAGCTGACCCGAAGTATAAAAGTGTTCTTGTTACACAGTTTGTTAACAATGTAACACGTCAGGGTAAGAAGCGTCTTGCAGAAGGCCTTTTTTATGATGCCATAGAGATTGTGAATCAGCGTACTGGGCAGGATGGTATCACAGTATTTAAAAAAGCTGTTGATAATGTTAAGCCCGTGCTTGAGGTTAAGTCTCGTAGGGTTGGTGGGGCTAACTACCAGGTTCCCATCGAGGTGAAATCTGAAAGACGTGTATCATTAGCAATTCGTTGGCTCATAAACTACGCCCGTTCTCGTTCAGAAAAAAGTATGGCTGAAAAGTTAGCCAATGAATTTATACAGGCCTCCAAAAATGAGGGTGGCGCTGTAAGAAAAAAGGTCGATACTCATAAAATGGCTGAAGCGAACAAGGCGTTTGCCCACTTTCGCTTCTAA
- the rplE gene encoding 50S ribosomal protein L5, whose product MRVKYEKTVVPALKKRFNYSNTMQVPRLEKIVINMGVGNAVQDAKLLDEAVMCLREISGQKPVVTRAKQAISNFKLRENMPIGCKVTLRGERMWEFFDRLVAITIPRIRDFRGLPRKSFDGNGNYTMGVKEQIVFIEINRDKISKITGMDICIGTTASTNDEGMALLEELGMPFRK is encoded by the coding sequence ATGAGGGTGAAATACGAAAAGACTGTTGTACCTGCACTCAAGAAGAGATTTAATTACTCCAATACTATGCAGGTACCTCGCCTCGAAAAAATCGTCATTAATATGGGTGTAGGGAATGCGGTACAGGATGCAAAACTTCTTGATGAAGCGGTAATGTGTCTTAGAGAGATCAGCGGGCAGAAGCCTGTTGTCACCAGAGCTAAGCAGGCGATCTCAAATTTTAAACTGAGAGAAAACATGCCCATTGGCTGTAAGGTGACACTTCGTGGTGAACGGATGTGGGAGTTTTTTGACAGGCTGGTAGCTATTACGATCCCCCGTATTAGAGATTTTAGAGGTCTGCCCAGAAAGTCTTTTGATGGAAATGGTAATTATACCATGGGTGTGAAAGAGCAGATCGTGTTTATCGAAATCAACAGAGATAAGATTTCTAAAATAACGGGTATGGATATCTGTATCGGAACGACAGCTTCAACTAATGATGAGGGAATGGCTCTTCTTGAAGAGTTGGGAATGCCGTTTCGCAAATAA
- the rpsH gene encoding 30S ribosomal protein S8: MLTDQIADMFNRIRNAIQARKRTVDVPASKLKKEITRILHENHFISKYAFVDDDKQGVIKILLKYDDQMRNSIQGIKRVSTPGRKTYAGSNQVPKVKNGMGIAIVSTSKGVMTDSECRKMNVGGEVVGMVW, from the coding sequence ATGTTAACAGATCAGATTGCCGACATGTTCAACAGAATAAGAAATGCGATTCAGGCAAGAAAGCGCACTGTAGATGTGCCTGCTTCCAAGCTGAAAAAGGAAATTACCCGCATTCTTCATGAGAATCATTTTATCAGTAAATACGCTTTTGTGGATGATGATAAGCAGGGCGTTATTAAGATTCTTCTGAAATACGATGATCAGATGCGTAATTCTATTCAGGGAATTAAAAGAGTTAGTACTCCTGGAAGAAAGACTTATGCAGGATCAAATCAAGTACCAAAAGTAAAAAACGGTATGGGTATCGCTATCGTGTCTACATCTAAAGGTGTCATGACTGACAGCGAGTGTCGTAAAATGAATGTTGGTGGTGAAGTAGTTGGAATGGTGTGGTAA